ACGGATACGATATCCGTTGCTCACGAGAATTCAAGATCTTCACCAACATCAATTCTGCCATCGTTGACCCGAAAAATTTCGACGCCAACAGCTTCATCGATTTCCATGGAGACGTTTGTATCATCCCGCCCAATTCCTTTGCCCTGGCCCGCACCGTGGAATACTTTCGCATTCCTCGCAACGTGCTGACGATCTGTCTCGGGAAGTCGACCTACGCCCGCTGCGGCATTATCGTCAACGTCACGCCGCTGGAACCGGAGTGGGAGGGTCATGTGACCTTGGAGTTTTCCAATACCACCACGCTGCCGGCAAAGGTCTATGCCAACGAGGGTGTGGCGCAGGTGTTGTTCTTCGAGTCCGACGAGCAATGCGAAACCTCCTATCGCGACCGCGGCGGCAAGTACCAGGGCCAGACCGGAGTCACCCTGCCCAAGGCCTGAAAAATGGCTTCTGCAGGGCCTTTCGCGCGGTTCCACCCGGGTCTATCCTTAAATAGATATCGGAACCCTACGAAATCGGGTACTCGCTGAATGAGCGCAGAACCGAAAGAAACCCTGATACTGGC
This Acidiferrobacteraceae bacterium DNA region includes the following protein-coding sequences:
- the dcd gene encoding dCTP deaminase — its product is MSIKSDRWIRRMAQDQGMIDPFEPGQIRNTEAGQVISYGTSSYGYDIRCSREFKIFTNINSAIVDPKNFDANSFIDFHGDVCIIPPNSFALARTVEYFRIPRNVLTICLGKSTYARCGIIVNVTPLEPEWEGHVTLEFSNTTTLPAKVYANEGVAQVLFFESDEQCETSYRDRGGKYQGQTGVTLPKA